A single window of Flagellimonas maritima DNA harbors:
- a CDS encoding DUF4270 family protein — MKKIVIALAMTAFIAACSMDGSDFPSLEVGQGFTDSNVRVLVLDSFTVKMSTFKFDSINTSSSERLLVGKYKDDFFGEVESSAFFELTRANTESTTNIYDLPEDAELDSVALILGYDGYFYNDTTAVSQINVHVIQEDVEPEDNIFYNTSTLKFDSVPLVSRNYLPEPFDEDSLHISVPFEFGENIFDLLQNNDINDTDELRDVFKGFALRPGPQDNTAVIGFSRGSDNTYLRFFYSVPEEFEDDELSFDLVIDPFQVLPTAFNSISSQPDGTDLQGLTDQEIEISSTDSRDLAYIQSGTGYAVKVEFPSIKNIFDIQGSGTLLQATLRIKPLRTSYNEFTTLRDSLVVSFLDRNNLAGAQLQNSNGSIFGRLVGENEEFLDVTYEIPVDRYIDFKLNEVREGDDALVLFLNEFNSSVSRVVLQGEENRDFEASLELTYAIYDDE, encoded by the coding sequence ATGAAAAAAATAGTTATTGCCCTAGCGATGACCGCCTTTATCGCCGCATGTTCAATGGATGGGTCCGACTTTCCCTCCTTGGAGGTCGGTCAGGGTTTTACCGACTCGAACGTGAGGGTCTTGGTTCTGGACTCGTTTACAGTAAAGATGTCAACGTTCAAATTCGATAGTATCAACACCTCCAGCAGCGAAAGACTATTGGTAGGCAAGTACAAGGATGATTTTTTTGGGGAAGTGGAGTCCTCTGCATTTTTCGAACTCACCAGAGCCAATACCGAGAGCACAACGAACATCTACGATCTCCCCGAGGATGCTGAACTGGACAGTGTCGCTTTGATACTGGGCTATGACGGCTATTTCTATAACGACACTACAGCAGTCTCACAGATAAACGTGCATGTTATTCAGGAGGATGTAGAGCCTGAAGATAATATCTTCTATAATACGAGCACCTTAAAATTCGATTCGGTGCCACTTGTATCCAGAAATTATCTTCCGGAACCCTTCGACGAGGATTCGTTGCACATATCGGTCCCCTTTGAGTTCGGAGAGAACATATTCGATTTATTGCAGAATAACGACATCAACGATACCGACGAACTTCGGGACGTGTTCAAAGGATTCGCGTTGCGTCCAGGACCTCAGGACAATACCGCCGTTATCGGTTTTTCAAGGGGAAGCGATAATACCTACCTGCGTTTCTTTTATTCCGTTCCCGAGGAGTTCGAGGATGACGAGCTTAGCTTTGATTTGGTAATCGACCCTTTTCAAGTACTCCCGACCGCATTTAACAGTATAAGCAGCCAACCGGACGGCACCGACCTACAAGGCCTCACCGATCAGGAGATAGAGATTTCCTCCACTGATTCCAGAGACCTGGCGTATATCCAGTCTGGCACTGGCTATGCGGTCAAAGTAGAGTTTCCTTCCATTAAGAACATTTTCGATATACAAGGTAGTGGCACGCTGCTACAGGCGACCCTTCGGATTAAGCCGCTACGTACAAGTTATAATGAATTCACGACTCTTAGGGATTCCCTAGTGGTGAGTTTTTTGGACCGGAACAATCTTGCAGGGGCACAATTGCAGAACAGCAATGGGAGTATTTTTGGCAGGCTGGTCGGAGAGAACGAGGAGTTTTTGGACGTCACCTACGAGATACCTGTCGATCGCTATATCGATTTTAAGCTGAACGAGGTCAGGGAAGGCGACGATGCCTTGGTACTTTTTTTAAACGAATTCAATAGTAGCGTGAGCCGCGTAGTATTGCAAGGAGAGGAAAACAGGGATTTTGAGGCGAGTTTGGAACTAACCTATGCAATCTATGATGATGAATAA
- a CDS encoding efflux RND transporter periplasmic adaptor subunit has protein sequence MKKTIGIAIGIGILVLGVLLFVLMKKGPKKQEAKAETDPKSVSVETQAVELRSLPYRLEATGTLEAKEKIELFSEVQGVLNRTNTPFKEGNSFTKGQTILYIDANEFKAQLKANKSSLVNQIAAMLPDMEMEYPEAAEKWEEYLISFDIEGNLEALPAFQSEAERLFVIGKNITQTYYNTSNLQERLFKYYIRAPFTGVVSEANVNAGALVRSGQKLGSFVDPSVFELRLSVPASENDFLNKGQKVLLKTLGSETELTGKVERINPIIDQNTQTIEIFVEVTGNNLKDGQYLKALIAGKEIEEVFTISSDLLTVNGSVYVVKDGVLSLQEVTPVNYVGDSVVVRGLKDGQSLITKSLANAYPGMPVTQEER, from the coding sequence ATGAAGAAAACGATTGGAATCGCTATCGGTATCGGTATCCTTGTCTTGGGTGTACTTCTTTTTGTCCTGATGAAAAAAGGACCTAAAAAGCAAGAAGCAAAAGCCGAAACCGACCCGAAAAGCGTATCTGTAGAGACCCAAGCAGTTGAATTGAGGTCACTTCCCTATCGCCTAGAGGCAACCGGAACGCTGGAAGCCAAGGAAAAAATAGAACTTTTTAGCGAAGTTCAGGGTGTGCTGAATAGAACGAATACACCTTTCAAGGAAGGGAATTCATTTACAAAGGGACAGACAATCCTATACATCGATGCGAACGAGTTCAAGGCCCAATTAAAGGCGAACAAAAGTTCTCTTGTGAATCAAATTGCGGCCATGCTGCCCGATATGGAAATGGAATATCCCGAGGCTGCCGAAAAGTGGGAAGAATACCTCATCAGCTTCGATATAGAGGGTAATTTGGAGGCGTTACCAGCTTTCCAGTCCGAAGCGGAACGACTGTTCGTCATAGGCAAGAATATAACACAGACCTACTACAATACCTCGAACTTACAGGAACGTCTATTTAAATACTATATAAGAGCACCATTTACAGGTGTTGTATCGGAAGCCAATGTCAATGCAGGTGCGCTGGTGCGAAGTGGGCAAAAATTAGGTTCCTTCGTAGATCCCTCTGTATTTGAGCTGCGCCTATCCGTACCCGCTTCGGAGAACGATTTTTTAAACAAGGGCCAAAAGGTCCTTTTGAAAACACTGGGTTCGGAAACCGAATTGACCGGTAAGGTAGAGCGTATCAACCCCATTATAGACCAGAATACCCAGACCATTGAAATTTTCGTCGAGGTTACCGGAAACAATCTGAAGGACGGTCAATATTTAAAGGCCCTCATTGCAGGAAAGGAAATTGAGGAGGTTTTTACCATTAGTAGCGACCTTTTGACCGTAAACGGTAGTGTGTATGTCGTAAAGGATGGCGTATTGTCGCTTCAAGAAGTAACCCCTGTTAATTATGTAGGGGACAGTGTGGTCGTGAGGGGTTTAAAAGATGGGCAGTCTTTGATTACCAAATCGCTGGCAAACGCCTATCCTGGGATGCCGGTTACGCAAGAAGAGAGATAG
- a CDS encoding efflux RND transporter permease subunit, which yields MKNFIAHFVKYPVAVNIFIIGFLIFGYLGYRQMNSSFFPLADPTLINISVNYPGASPEEVEEGVVEKIERNLKGIQGIDRVTSISNENTGTITVEMVTDFDIDVLLDDVKNAVDRIPSFPVGIEPPVVEKVDPARESIVFVVTGEDIPLHILKETAQDIEDELLRIDGISQIEITGFPEEEIEIAVTEDMLRNYDLTFEEVSRAVANSNILITGGSIKTTKEEYLIRADNKDYYARGLQDIVLKSNTIGGKVYLRDVANIRNTFSETTNQLFLNGERAINISITNTNSEDLIGSADTVKEYIEEFNDSHDNMRLEITTDSSEAIQGRISLLLENAIVGMILVLILLSFFLRPGVAFWVAFGLPISFFGMFIILPYMGITLNMLSMFGMILVIGILVDDGIVIAENIYARSEKGDSPVKAAVMGTMDVLTPILSAIATTILAFSIFFFLDGQIGAFFGDIAVVVSLTLAVSLIEALLILPAHLAHSKDLSDSSKTYKLNEYGDKAMNYMRDKIYSPAFQFSLKHKFLSFAIILFLFLLTIGGFAGGIIKTAFFPTNASDQIRISLNTPQGTAEQVTDSLARYIENAVWEVNNELGDNLEGSAHISNTVRKIGPGSATGSITVNLSPSETREMGSPEISDKIRTKVGSLPQLEKLSFNSGANVGGSPISISLRGDIRENLDNAKEMVYNELRKNPGVKDIVDTSPEGIKEMRLSLKPNAELLGLTLNDVMAQVRNAFFGKEVQRVQRGQDEVKIWVRYARTDRSTVQSINDIQISTSEGRIPLSEIATYTIERGEVAINHTDGIREITVEADIAGKDVNAAAIMANLTGPFAETVQNKYPEIQVSAEGQNRETNKIVGSAVAVIPAAIFLIYVVIVFAFRSYSQPFILLALIPFTIIGVAWGHWLHGFPINVLSFLGIVGLVGIVVNDGLVFTGKFNGYLKEGLPFEEALYETGRSRFRAIFLTSVTTIAGLAPLLLEKSLQAQFLIPMAISIAYGIAIATVLTLFMLPMFLSFSNSVKVRVKQLFTGERPPRESVERAIKEKEVEHETF from the coding sequence ATGAAAAACTTTATCGCCCATTTTGTCAAATATCCGGTTGCCGTTAACATCTTTATCATAGGGTTTTTGATTTTTGGGTATCTGGGGTACCGCCAAATGAATTCCTCTTTCTTTCCGCTGGCAGATCCAACCTTGATCAATATCTCGGTCAATTATCCAGGTGCTTCTCCCGAAGAGGTCGAAGAGGGCGTAGTTGAGAAGATAGAACGAAACCTGAAAGGTATCCAAGGTATTGATAGGGTAACGTCCATATCCAACGAAAATACAGGTACGATTACGGTTGAGATGGTTACCGATTTCGACATTGATGTTCTTTTGGATGATGTGAAGAATGCAGTGGATAGGATTCCTTCATTTCCCGTCGGTATCGAACCACCGGTAGTGGAAAAAGTGGACCCAGCGAGGGAATCCATCGTTTTCGTGGTTACCGGGGAGGACATTCCCCTTCACATCCTTAAAGAAACCGCTCAGGATATCGAGGACGAGCTGCTGCGTATTGATGGCATTTCCCAAATCGAGATAACCGGTTTTCCTGAGGAGGAAATCGAAATTGCGGTCACCGAGGACATGTTGCGCAATTATGACCTAACATTTGAGGAGGTCTCAAGGGCGGTCGCCAATTCCAATATCCTCATTACCGGCGGATCCATAAAAACGACAAAAGAGGAGTACCTGATCCGTGCCGATAACAAGGATTATTACGCCCGTGGCTTGCAGGATATTGTTTTAAAATCGAATACCATTGGCGGAAAGGTATACTTAAGGGACGTAGCCAACATACGGAACACCTTTAGTGAGACTACCAATCAATTGTTCCTAAACGGAGAGCGCGCCATAAACATTTCCATTACCAACACCAATAGCGAGGACCTTATCGGAAGTGCCGACACGGTAAAGGAATATATTGAAGAATTCAATGATAGCCACGACAACATGCGCTTGGAAATCACGACCGATTCTTCCGAGGCGATACAGGGTAGAATTTCATTATTGCTTGAAAATGCTATCGTAGGCATGATTCTCGTACTCATTCTGCTATCATTTTTTCTAAGGCCAGGTGTAGCATTTTGGGTGGCTTTTGGCCTGCCCATTTCCTTTTTTGGCATGTTCATCATCTTACCCTATATGGGGATTACACTGAATATGTTGTCGATGTTCGGTATGATCTTGGTTATCGGGATCCTGGTCGATGACGGTATCGTCATTGCGGAGAATATCTATGCACGTTCTGAAAAAGGGGATTCCCCGGTCAAAGCTGCTGTAATGGGCACGATGGATGTATTGACCCCGATACTTTCTGCCATAGCGACCACCATCCTTGCATTTTCCATATTTTTCTTTTTAGACGGACAAATAGGGGCGTTCTTTGGTGACATCGCAGTAGTGGTCAGCCTGACACTTGCAGTTTCCCTAATAGAGGCACTCCTGATCCTTCCTGCGCATTTGGCGCACTCCAAAGACCTATCGGACTCCTCCAAAACCTATAAGCTCAATGAATATGGAGATAAGGCCATGAACTATATGAGGGACAAGATTTATAGCCCTGCCTTTCAGTTCAGTTTAAAACATAAATTTTTATCCTTTGCAATCATACTCTTTCTTTTCTTGCTCACCATAGGCGGTTTTGCCGGTGGTATCATCAAAACCGCATTTTTCCCCACCAATGCCAGTGACCAGATACGTATAAGCCTGAACACCCCTCAGGGAACAGCCGAACAAGTAACCGATTCCCTAGCACGCTATATCGAAAATGCCGTTTGGGAGGTAAACAACGAACTTGGTGATAATCTGGAGGGCAGTGCCCATATCTCCAATACGGTACGAAAGATTGGCCCGGGCAGTGCCACCGGGAGTATTACGGTAAACCTTTCCCCGAGCGAAACAAGGGAAATGGGTTCTCCTGAGATTTCAGACAAGATACGCACCAAGGTAGGTAGTTTGCCACAGCTGGAAAAACTGAGTTTTAATTCGGGAGCGAACGTTGGCGGTAGCCCGATTTCGATTTCCTTGCGGGGCGATATACGGGAAAATCTAGACAATGCCAAGGAGATGGTCTACAACGAGCTACGAAAAAATCCCGGTGTCAAGGACATTGTGGATACCAGTCCCGAAGGAATCAAGGAAATGCGCCTATCCCTTAAACCAAATGCCGAATTGCTCGGACTTACACTGAACGATGTCATGGCACAGGTCAGGAACGCCTTCTTCGGCAAGGAAGTACAACGTGTGCAGCGCGGACAGGACGAAGTAAAAATATGGGTGCGCTACGCCAGGACCGATCGTTCCACGGTACAGAGCATCAACGACATACAAATAAGTACTTCAGAGGGCCGAATACCCTTATCGGAAATCGCTACCTATACCATTGAACGTGGCGAAGTGGCGATCAATCATACCGATGGGATACGTGAGATAACCGTCGAGGCCGATATTGCGGGAAAAGATGTCAATGCCGCGGCCATTATGGCAAACCTTACCGGTCCTTTTGCGGAGACTGTACAAAACAAGTATCCTGAAATCCAGGTCAGTGCGGAAGGCCAAAATCGGGAAACTAACAAGATTGTCGGTTCCGCTGTAGCGGTAATTCCAGCCGCTATATTCCTGATTTATGTGGTCATTGTCTTTGCGTTCCGTTCGTACAGTCAACCTTTTATCTTACTGGCGCTGATACCATTCACCATTATTGGAGTTGCTTGGGGCCATTGGCTGCATGGTTTCCCCATTAATGTACTGTCTTTTCTTGGAATTGTTGGTCTTGTCGGAATCGTGGTCAACGACGGGTTGGTCTTCACCGGCAAGTTCAACGGGTATTTAAAAGAAGGACTCCCTTTTGAGGAGGCGCTTTACGAGACCGGTCGGTCTCGCTTCAGGGCCATTTTCCTCACATCGGTGACTACCATAGCTGGTCTGGCACCCTTACTTCTGGAAAAAAGCCTACAAGCCCAATTCTTGATACCAATGGCTATTTCTATTGCCTACGGTATAGCAATTGCCACGGTACTCACCCTTTTTATGCTACCGATGTTCCTTTCCTTTTCCAATAGTGTAAAGGTAAGGGTGA
- a CDS encoding DUF6268 family outer membrane beta-barrel protein: MIRYFIVILFTTTASFAQMGVMNNPNEIEIAGLEYGYMPDLGGTEIRNIRANVNLAKPIGKSIIGLGLGYQNFDFTFNEATNVIDLDSYENMHAIRANLSFIRPLGNSWTFIASVGPTLMSNFGDGVSSEDFVFNILAGASKRWGDFDRNTMVMIGLLYGTQFGEPRFLPALSLRQKLNEHWSYSIGLPITSLNYQINDRHRLALLASPEGLFANNSDAVAVDGNRILTDTKLQFNGLNTRLAYTFRFAKFLAFSAEGGFIPAATLKVLDNENEDIYDLEPESGAYFRVGLKLLLNRKQRIETIKERNNED; the protein is encoded by the coding sequence ATGATACGCTACTTTATTGTCATCCTCTTTACTACCACAGCTTCCTTTGCACAAATGGGTGTTATGAACAATCCCAACGAGATAGAGATTGCAGGATTGGAATACGGATATATGCCCGATTTAGGGGGTACTGAAATACGAAATATAAGAGCTAACGTTAATCTGGCCAAGCCTATCGGTAAAAGTATTATAGGGTTGGGTCTGGGCTACCAAAACTTCGATTTTACGTTTAACGAGGCAACGAACGTGATAGATTTGGATTCCTATGAAAACATGCATGCCATAAGGGCGAACCTATCCTTTATACGTCCATTGGGTAACTCATGGACTTTCATTGCATCGGTTGGACCAACTTTGATGTCCAATTTCGGGGATGGTGTTTCTTCCGAGGATTTTGTATTCAACATTCTGGCAGGAGCCTCGAAACGCTGGGGGGATTTTGATAGAAACACGATGGTAATGATAGGTCTGCTGTATGGAACCCAGTTTGGTGAACCCAGGTTTTTACCGGCCCTATCCCTCCGTCAAAAGTTGAATGAACACTGGAGTTATTCCATCGGGCTTCCGATTACGTCCTTAAACTATCAAATCAATGACCGTCATCGTTTGGCACTGCTGGCATCCCCAGAAGGTCTTTTCGCGAACAACTCCGATGCCGTTGCGGTAGATGGCAATAGAATATTGACCGACACCAAGTTACAGTTCAATGGATTGAACACTAGGTTAGCCTATACCTTCCGCTTTGCGAAGTTCCTTGCCTTTTCGGCAGAGGGAGGTTTTATACCTGCAGCCACCTTGAAGGTCCTTGACAATGAAAACGAGGATATTTACGATTTGGAACCCGAAAGCGGAGCCTATTTTAGGGTAGGATTGAAACTTTTATTGAACAGGAAGCAACGAATAGAAACCATAAAAGAAAGAAACAATGAAGACTAA